A part of Paenibacillus donghaensis genomic DNA contains:
- a CDS encoding DMT family transporter, with translation MRRSWALVFIGAIIEVLWVIGLKHSDSLLLWIGTIVGIGLSFLFAVLACLKLPVGTVYAVFTGLGTTGTVLVEMFVFGEPFQTLKIVLVLLLLTGVLGLKFVTKESDEKGVA, from the coding sequence ATGAGACGCAGCTGGGCTTTAGTGTTCATTGGAGCAATAATTGAAGTATTATGGGTGATCGGATTAAAACATTCTGATTCGTTGCTTCTATGGATAGGTACTATCGTAGGTATCGGTTTATCTTTTCTATTTGCGGTTCTGGCATGCCTTAAATTACCGGTGGGAACGGTCTATGCAGTCTTTACAGGCCTCGGAACAACAGGAACCGTTTTGGTAGAGATGTTTGTATTTGGAGAGCCCTTTCAAACACTGAAAATCGTTCTAGTTCTTTTATTATTAACAGGTGTGCTAGGACTTAAATTTGTCACTAAAGAGTCTGATGAAAAAGGAGTTGCATAA
- a CDS encoding recombinase family protein: MLMTSDKLRRVAIYVRVSTEEQAEHGYSIDAQLKTLTDYSKLYNYEIYREYVDRGISGKSMDNRFELQQMLQDAKNNLFDTVLVWKFNRLARNAEHLSQIVNILNKNNVAFMSMTEQFDTSTSHGKFMLHIMGAVGQLERDTIVDNVKMGHKQRARTGKHNGKLPLGYRSVEDIVNGVRSRESKVEIVPEEEVIILKIFERFATGRGFKSIANELNHEGYVTRSGGAFSISGVKEILDNPFFVGRIRYGRYENWSEKRRKGLNTKLETFDGIHPAIVSEELWNKVQYLRKKKSVVSLKRFDGEFLLTWLIRCPKCGAPMVANRTQNRKKDGSKVTRLYYSCSNFRNKGSKVCSANSIRKLEAENYVIERLKEVLAKPQILKAIVKNINERKTKRVKPLQQELEHILVKITELEGKRRKYFDMYEMNGLDKTMFSKRLDDIGEELERLHVKKTEQAAEMKDDHAEPVSYEVVRALLNKFDKLLDSSSFDQRKTLMHLVIRQITIKDSKTIDQIDMNFDENTVHHFLNADPSVNYAEGSFAVQMKRETLGRSISIAI; encoded by the coding sequence ATGCTAATGACATCGGATAAGTTACGTCGTGTTGCTATATACGTTCGTGTAAGCACGGAGGAGCAAGCTGAGCATGGTTATTCCATCGATGCACAACTCAAAACGCTGACAGACTACTCTAAGCTCTATAACTATGAAATCTACCGCGAGTACGTGGATAGAGGTATCAGTGGTAAGAGCATGGATAACCGCTTCGAGCTGCAGCAGATGCTTCAGGATGCAAAAAATAATTTATTCGATACTGTGCTGGTTTGGAAGTTTAATAGATTGGCGAGAAATGCAGAGCATCTTTCACAAATCGTTAATATTCTGAATAAAAATAACGTCGCGTTTATGTCCATGACAGAACAGTTCGACACCTCAACGTCACACGGCAAATTCATGTTGCATATCATGGGGGCTGTAGGACAGCTTGAACGTGATACCATAGTTGACAATGTTAAGATGGGTCACAAACAACGTGCTAGGACAGGGAAGCACAACGGTAAGCTACCGCTAGGATATCGAAGTGTAGAGGACATCGTGAATGGCGTTCGGAGTCGGGAATCAAAGGTAGAGATTGTTCCTGAGGAAGAAGTCATTATTCTCAAGATATTTGAACGATTCGCTACCGGACGAGGCTTTAAGTCGATTGCGAACGAACTCAACCATGAGGGGTATGTTACCCGATCTGGTGGAGCCTTCTCCATCAGCGGTGTGAAGGAGATTTTGGACAATCCATTCTTCGTTGGAAGGATACGTTATGGAAGGTATGAAAACTGGAGTGAGAAAAGGCGTAAGGGCCTTAACACCAAACTAGAGACTTTTGATGGGATTCATCCCGCTATTGTTTCGGAAGAACTATGGAACAAAGTGCAGTATTTACGTAAGAAAAAATCAGTGGTCTCCCTAAAGCGGTTCGATGGAGAGTTCCTGCTAACGTGGCTGATCCGCTGTCCAAAGTGTGGAGCACCGATGGTAGCTAATCGGACTCAGAATCGTAAGAAGGACGGCAGTAAGGTCACGCGTCTATACTACTCTTGCAGCAACTTCCGTAACAAGGGGAGCAAGGTATGCAGCGCCAACAGCATTCGGAAGCTGGAGGCAGAGAATTATGTAATCGAACGGCTTAAAGAAGTACTAGCAAAGCCCCAAATTCTCAAAGCCATCGTGAAAAACATTAATGAAAGGAAAACGAAGCGTGTCAAACCTCTCCAGCAGGAACTTGAGCATATTCTGGTTAAGATAACAGAGCTGGAGGGGAAGCGGCGAAAGTACTTTGACATGTACGAAATGAACGGCTTAGATAAGACAATGTTCTCCAAGCGGCTTGATGATATTGGTGAAGAACTGGAACGATTACATGTCAAAAAGACAGAGCAGGCTGCTGAAATGAAAGACGACCATGCGGAGCCCGTCTCCTACGAAGTTGTCCGCGCTCTTCTGAACAAGTTTGATAAGCTGCTGGACTCGTCATCCTTTGACCAACGAAAGACCTTAATGCATTTGGTCATCAGGCAAATTACAATCAAGGATTCAAAAACCATCGACCAAATCGATATGAACTTCGATGAGAATACGGTACACCATTTTTTAAACGCTGACCCTTCTGTGAACTATGCAGAAGGGTCTTTTGCTGTCCAGATGAAGCGAGAGACCCTGGGTCGAAGCATTTCTATTGCAATTTAA
- a CDS encoding PLP-dependent aminotransferase family protein, which yields MIDMTLLLDKNSDKSLYFQLYQHIKKDIIRGKLAARTRLPSIRTLSSHLHISRNTIELAYQQLIAEGYVESKPRSGIFVIELKLEKLPVPYSGSKKPIEIVKQDRTVVQYDFRYGDVDVEHFPLTTWRKLSNQCLQPKQAALFTYGDPQGEYELRIEIAKYLYDSRGVNCSPDQIMIGAGIQHLLGVLSGLVDARGNSIGMEEPGYDGARTIFQHHGFSVIPIQLDKDGLNIHKLYESKSRIVYITPSHQFPYGMVMPFAKRMQLLKWAEEQDGIIIEDDYDSEFRYVGKPIPSLQSLDTDHRTVYLGTFSKCLLPSLRIAYMVLPPPLLELHKKHNYRLYDQTVSWFHQKTLELFMKNGHWEAHIRKMRNVYHKKQSVLIGTIRELMGEQTIMIGQDAGLHILLRVLNGMDEAELIQAAVQEGVRVYAVSPFWAQSSQVETSMVQIGFGGLSIEDIVKGVHVLHRAWFN from the coding sequence ATGATTGACATGACACTGCTACTGGATAAAAATTCTGATAAATCATTATATTTTCAGCTATATCAACATATCAAAAAAGATATTATTCGAGGCAAGCTGGCTGCTAGGACACGTTTACCTTCCATTCGTACGCTTTCATCCCATCTCCATATCAGCCGCAATACGATAGAATTAGCCTATCAACAGTTGATCGCCGAAGGCTATGTTGAAAGCAAGCCGAGGAGCGGAATATTTGTCATTGAATTGAAACTGGAAAAACTGCCTGTTCCATATTCAGGGAGTAAAAAGCCCATTGAAATAGTCAAGCAGGATCGTACTGTGGTTCAATATGATTTTCGATATGGCGACGTGGATGTCGAACACTTTCCGCTTACTACCTGGCGCAAGTTATCCAATCAATGCTTACAACCGAAACAAGCGGCGTTGTTCACTTATGGCGATCCTCAGGGGGAGTATGAGCTACGTATTGAAATTGCTAAGTATTTGTACGATTCGAGAGGGGTAAACTGCTCGCCTGATCAAATTATGATTGGAGCAGGCATTCAACATCTGCTTGGTGTGCTATCCGGGTTAGTGGATGCAAGAGGCAATAGCATTGGAATGGAGGAACCAGGCTATGATGGTGCTAGGACCATTTTCCAACATCATGGATTCAGCGTAATTCCCATTCAACTGGATAAAGATGGGCTTAACATTCACAAGTTGTATGAGAGTAAATCCAGAATTGTCTATATTACCCCCTCTCACCAGTTCCCATACGGGATGGTCATGCCGTTCGCCAAGAGAATGCAATTGTTGAAATGGGCAGAAGAGCAAGACGGCATTATTATCGAGGATGATTATGACAGCGAGTTCCGGTATGTCGGCAAACCAATCCCTTCTTTACAGAGTTTGGATACCGATCATCGTACCGTCTATCTAGGAACTTTCTCCAAATGTCTCCTCCCCTCTCTACGCATTGCCTATATGGTGCTTCCTCCACCATTGCTGGAGCTTCATAAGAAGCATAACTATCGATTATATGATCAAACAGTGTCTTGGTTTCATCAAAAGACGCTGGAGCTGTTTATGAAAAATGGGCATTGGGAAGCCCATATTCGTAAGATGCGCAATGTATATCATAAAAAGCAATCCGTGCTGATTGGGACAATCCGGGAGTTGATGGGTGAACAGACTATCATGATCGGCCAGGATGCTGGACTTCATATTTTATTGCGTGTACTTAACGGGATGGATGAGGCTGAACTAATTCAGGCTGCAGTGCAAGAAGGAGTGAGGGTTTACGCCGTGTCCCCCTTTTGGGCGCAGTCATCCCAAGTCGAAACATCGATGGTTCAAATCGGCTTTGGCGGGTTGAGCATTGAGGATATCGTAAAGGGGGTCCATGTCCTGCACCGCGCTTGGTTTAATTAG
- a CDS encoding DMT family transporter, whose protein sequence is MGWLFLLTAGLSEVVGVTGMNLIIKNKNAKAYIVFAIGFSMSFLLLSQAMLTLPMGTAYAVWTGIGTVGGALVGMFFYGESKDWNRILFITMVLTAAVGLKMIA, encoded by the coding sequence ATGGGCTGGTTATTCCTTTTAACAGCAGGCTTGTCGGAGGTTGTTGGGGTTACAGGTATGAACCTCATCATTAAGAATAAGAATGCAAAGGCGTATATCGTATTTGCCATAGGTTTTTCAATGAGTTTTCTACTCTTAAGTCAAGCTATGCTAACTCTGCCAATGGGGACTGCTTACGCAGTTTGGACAGGAATAGGTACAGTAGGGGGAGCGCTCGTTGGTATGTTCTTCTATGGCGAGTCCAAAGACTGGAACCGTATTTTGTTTATAACGATGGTATTGACCGCAGCTGTAGGCTTGAAAATGATAGCCTAA
- a CDS encoding CFI-box-CTERM domain-containing protein: MQNNFCINCGAEFIHIAKFCFNCGAPVTGNNTNKIENSTEITMESLVENKSSTPSVEFRIQGRTLSFSADMVEYNKLRTLFSSHASKSKTDFDVYYHSSVKSFDDLFDKAFPAFIESVTASLKFGVSVLMKYGVDDVDFDKLAELAANDIDIPKYISPFMEAAEKIEEYAENLSNYKNLSRAGRSRWQGGGFGLGGAIKGALTAGALNMGTGMVRGIGDSLSNAGDRAKIAGMKKKIFTDHRTLGLLVEGIHECCFGIFYSVWSILEDENRIPLIEFDTEKLNARANNLITQYASDKSLYDKVIDVLCECIRNCPYSVSYYSNLYSIVKDSRQEILKAVDYFGLQAEYREAIISLDRSRLISIKEMPDDTMANIDKKIKELDRLRQDNPELDVSTLNSSLTEKKNSLSRQMQQQASINTSLEQVDRVRNPIDEAFRNRNLEYIWTQIGNGNSYAEYAMEKYYKDSICHNCIEKYDVTEMTNLLGDVQKRANNGNIYAKYLLADIDYAMYGRDRRNSSKEKEAARVVIEMAAKGNTSAIAMQGFWGSHGYNNATTSKSSAITLLEEAVNRQHPTALAWLGSYYRTGEHGLTRNKEKAEMMLKLAAAYDHPYGKKELEKLNSGSTSSSSCFITTAVCDSLGREDDGYELNTFRAFRDNWHTNLADGESLIKEYYSVAPILVDRINAMLDKDAIYKGLWDVYLKECLLAIENGWYQRCKEIYIGMVEDLKLQYL; encoded by the coding sequence GTGCAAAATAATTTTTGTATCAATTGCGGGGCAGAATTCATACATATTGCAAAGTTTTGCTTTAATTGTGGAGCTCCCGTTACAGGTAATAACACCAATAAGATTGAAAATTCTACCGAAATAACTATGGAGTCTTTAGTAGAAAACAAAAGTTCTACTCCGTCCGTCGAGTTTCGAATACAGGGTCGAACGCTCTCCTTCTCAGCTGACATGGTTGAATACAATAAATTAAGAACATTGTTCTCTAGTCATGCGAGCAAAAGCAAAACTGACTTTGATGTCTACTATCATTCAAGTGTAAAATCGTTTGACGATCTGTTTGACAAAGCCTTTCCTGCTTTCATAGAGTCGGTCACTGCATCGTTGAAATTCGGGGTTTCAGTATTGATGAAATATGGTGTCGATGATGTTGATTTTGATAAATTGGCGGAGTTGGCAGCCAACGATATCGACATACCCAAATACATATCTCCATTTATGGAAGCTGCCGAAAAAATCGAAGAATACGCCGAGAACTTAAGCAACTACAAAAACCTATCGAGAGCTGGGCGGAGCAGATGGCAAGGCGGTGGGTTCGGTCTTGGTGGGGCAATCAAAGGGGCCTTAACCGCCGGTGCATTAAATATGGGGACAGGAATGGTTAGGGGGATTGGTGATTCCCTGAGCAATGCCGGAGACAGAGCGAAAATTGCCGGTATGAAAAAAAAGATTTTTACCGATCATCGAACGTTGGGCTTACTAGTGGAAGGGATTCATGAATGCTGTTTCGGCATATTTTATAGTGTTTGGAGTATACTGGAGGATGAAAATCGAATACCTCTGATTGAGTTCGATACCGAAAAGTTGAACGCTAGGGCCAACAACCTAATTACCCAATATGCAAGCGATAAGTCGCTATATGATAAAGTGATCGATGTGCTATGCGAATGTATCCGAAACTGTCCGTATTCGGTTTCCTATTATTCGAATCTTTATTCCATCGTCAAGGATTCTAGGCAGGAGATTTTAAAAGCAGTTGATTATTTTGGACTGCAAGCTGAATATCGGGAAGCGATTATCAGCCTTGATCGTTCCCGTTTGATCAGCATTAAAGAAATGCCGGACGACACGATGGCAAACATTGATAAAAAGATCAAGGAACTAGATCGGCTGCGGCAGGACAACCCAGAACTGGATGTCAGTACACTGAACTCTTCTCTGACGGAGAAGAAAAATTCCTTATCCCGGCAAATGCAGCAACAAGCGTCCATCAATACGAGTCTTGAACAGGTGGACCGTGTCCGTAATCCGATCGATGAGGCGTTCAGGAATCGCAATTTGGAGTATATTTGGACCCAAATCGGCAATGGAAACAGTTATGCGGAATACGCTATGGAAAAGTATTACAAAGATAGCATTTGTCATAACTGTATTGAGAAGTACGACGTTACTGAAATGACGAACCTTCTCGGTGATGTTCAGAAGCGCGCCAATAACGGGAATATCTATGCCAAATATCTATTAGCGGATATAGATTATGCCATGTATGGAAGGGATCGTCGCAACTCTTCCAAAGAAAAAGAGGCGGCAAGAGTTGTAATCGAAATGGCAGCTAAAGGAAATACTTCCGCAATCGCTATGCAGGGATTTTGGGGTAGTCATGGGTACAATAATGCCACCACAAGCAAAAGTAGCGCAATTACCTTGCTTGAGGAAGCAGTAAACCGTCAGCATCCTACTGCTTTAGCGTGGCTCGGCTCCTATTATAGAACCGGAGAGCATGGACTTACCCGAAATAAAGAAAAAGCAGAAATGATGTTAAAGCTGGCGGCTGCTTATGATCATCCTTATGGAAAAAAGGAGCTCGAAAAATTGAACAGCGGGTCTACAAGCTCAAGTTCCTGTTTTATTACGACTGCTGTATGCGATTCCCTAGGACGTGAAGATGATGGGTACGAACTGAACACTTTTCGCGCATTCAGAGACAACTGGCATACCAATCTGGCGGATGGTGAGAGCTTGATCAAGGAATACTATAGCGTTGCACCGATCCTTGTAGACCGTATAAATGCAATGTTGGACAAGGATGCAATTTACAAAGGATTATGGGATGTTTATCTGAAAGAATGTCTGCTGGCTATCGAAAATGGCTGGTATCAGCGCTGCAAAGAAATCTATATCGGGATGGTAGAAGATTTGAAGCTTCAATACCTTTAG
- a CDS encoding recombinase family protein, giving the protein MESTVALYIRVSTDEQVDGYSIDGQMDMLKAYCRRHNLTIYKSYIDAGKSAKSIQGRPLLQQLLLDAQQGCFQNVLVWKLNRLSRNHSDLLHMVKILNKSNVGIKSVTEDINTDTTMGSFVVQVLSAIAELEREQICDNVRLAVQERNRQGCWNSGNMVLGYRWHKNPDPGQQQLEVVEPEAEIVQTIFTMYADGLGYKAITNRLNAAGYRTKKGLAFGIATVRGILTNPNYIGKIRIGTSQRHTGAEVQLVEGEQEAIIALELWEQVQAKLRSRSNPPSKTIKRHFPLSGLLKCPECGCGMVAAHTKSYNKNGTIRKNYYYVCSIYRSKGSAACSLNAIRADDMEHWFSQQIQELVTKPPLLNQIIAAVNDKRDLSRKPLEDEKRGLIKELATFDQRQQRCFELFEEEHIPQEVLVTRLKELEEQKAVKQEALRGVEEKLANQQIQLVDSNKILTALNNLWAMVQTSSHEQQKKLFKSLFDKITLPPDKDISKAVLHGSASLNHILLTNDTEEL; this is encoded by the coding sequence ACAGTAGCCCTCTACATTCGGGTCTCCACAGATGAGCAGGTGGATGGTTACAGCATAGATGGTCAGATGGATATGCTTAAGGCATACTGCCGACGGCACAATCTAACTATATACAAATCATATATAGATGCAGGAAAATCAGCGAAGTCGATTCAGGGCAGACCCCTTTTGCAGCAGTTACTTTTGGATGCGCAGCAGGGATGTTTTCAAAACGTCTTAGTCTGGAAGCTAAATCGGCTTTCACGCAACCATAGTGACTTGCTGCATATGGTGAAAATACTTAATAAGAGCAATGTCGGAATAAAGAGCGTGACTGAAGACATTAATACAGATACGACGATGGGCAGCTTTGTCGTACAGGTGCTGAGTGCTATTGCTGAGCTAGAACGAGAACAGATTTGTGATAATGTCCGTTTAGCAGTACAAGAGCGTAATCGGCAGGGATGCTGGAATAGCGGGAACATGGTGCTCGGTTACCGGTGGCATAAGAATCCTGACCCTGGACAGCAACAGCTTGAAGTTGTGGAACCTGAGGCTGAGATAGTCCAAACTATTTTTACCATGTATGCAGATGGATTAGGGTACAAGGCAATCACCAATCGACTAAATGCTGCAGGCTATCGGACCAAGAAAGGTCTGGCTTTTGGCATCGCAACGGTGAGAGGTATCCTGACTAATCCCAACTATATCGGCAAAATACGCATTGGTACAAGCCAGCGCCATACAGGCGCTGAGGTACAACTGGTGGAGGGTGAACAAGAAGCAATCATTGCTTTGGAATTGTGGGAACAAGTCCAAGCCAAGCTACGCAGTCGATCGAACCCGCCATCTAAGACGATCAAACGGCATTTTCCATTGTCAGGATTGCTCAAATGTCCTGAGTGCGGGTGCGGCATGGTTGCAGCACACACGAAGAGCTATAACAAAAATGGGACGATTCGGAAGAACTACTACTATGTATGCTCGATCTATAGGAGTAAGGGCTCCGCTGCGTGTAGCTTAAACGCGATTCGTGCAGATGATATGGAGCACTGGTTCTCTCAACAAATTCAGGAGCTTGTGACTAAACCTCCTTTGCTGAATCAAATCATCGCGGCAGTGAACGATAAGCGGGATCTAAGCCGTAAACCTCTTGAGGATGAAAAGAGAGGTCTGATTAAGGAACTGGCTACATTTGATCAGCGGCAGCAGAGATGCTTTGAGTTATTTGAAGAGGAGCATATTCCTCAGGAGGTCTTAGTCACGCGGCTTAAGGAACTCGAAGAGCAGAAGGCTGTTAAGCAAGAGGCCCTGCGAGGTGTTGAAGAAAAACTAGCTAATCAACAGATACAACTGGTAGATAGCAATAAGATTCTTACCGCACTGAATAATTTGTGGGCTATGGTCCAAACCTCCTCGCATGAACAGCAAAAAAAGCTGTTTAAGAGCTTATTTGATAAAATCACGCTCCCCCCTGACAAGGATATATCAAAAGCTGTCTTACATGGGAGCGCATCGTTAAATCATATACTACTCACAAATGACACGGAGGAATTATAA
- a CDS encoding LLM class oxidoreductase produces the protein MNLRHNERFEKQEIPTSTKEKFIEHPGFRRMFAPDKLTIGIFLPLKFYVGHMNDLHGQADIVEMIDQLNFSAVWVRDVPLFDRDFGDAGQLFDPFTYLAYLAARTKNVSLATGSAIFTLRHPIDLAESASSIDVLSGGRLVMGIASGDRPAEFPAYGIDADHRDVRFRETIEFFRNLIRHHSPSIQSSLGQLEGLELLPKPATGDIPLVVTGSSRQTLDWIAEHSDGWLTYPESTADSSGPRKLAQKISAWREKIPGGVFKPHMTNEWIDLVEDVNYPRTPLRGGYVLRTGRAGLIQLLEEWQASGVNHAALGIQFGNRPPAEVIQELGEEVLPLFPTHTGPNPLFSRW, from the coding sequence ATGAATCTAAGACACAATGAACGGTTTGAGAAACAAGAGATACCAACTTCAACAAAGGAAAAGTTCATTGAACATCCCGGTTTTCGTCGTATGTTTGCCCCCGATAAATTGACGATCGGTATATTCTTACCGCTAAAATTCTATGTAGGTCATATGAATGACCTACATGGACAGGCTGACATCGTGGAGATGATCGATCAACTGAACTTCTCTGCTGTCTGGGTGCGAGATGTGCCACTGTTTGACCGCGACTTTGGGGATGCTGGACAACTCTTCGACCCATTCACCTACTTGGCCTATCTTGCTGCAAGGACCAAAAATGTATCCCTAGCAACGGGTAGCGCAATCTTCACGCTTCGTCATCCCATTGATTTGGCGGAATCGGCGTCATCGATTGACGTACTTTCTGGCGGGCGCCTTGTCATGGGCATCGCCTCAGGTGATCGGCCCGCAGAATTCCCGGCTTATGGAATTGATGCAGACCATCGTGATGTACGCTTCCGAGAAACAATTGAATTCTTTCGTAACCTCATTCGACATCATTCACCATCCATTCAATCCTCTCTTGGACAGCTTGAAGGGTTAGAGTTGTTACCTAAGCCTGCAACAGGAGATATTCCGCTCGTTGTGACAGGATCAAGCCGACAAACCCTCGACTGGATTGCGGAGCATAGTGACGGTTGGCTCACTTATCCTGAGTCGACTGCAGACAGCTCCGGTCCTCGAAAGCTAGCGCAAAAGATAAGTGCTTGGCGTGAAAAAATACCCGGCGGGGTGTTCAAGCCACATATGACCAACGAGTGGATTGATCTTGTGGAAGATGTCAATTACCCTAGAACGCCGCTCCGCGGCGGGTATGTTTTGCGTACTGGACGAGCAGGACTGATTCAGCTTTTGGAGGAGTGGCAAGCATCGGGCGTCAATCATGCGGCGCTTGGGATCCAATTTGGAAACAGGCCTCCTGCGGAAGTGATTCAAGAGTTGGGGGAGGAAGTGCTACCGCTCTTTCCTACACATACTGGACCAAATCCTCTGTTCTCCAGGTGGTAG